A stretch of DNA from Deltaproteobacteria bacterium:
ACGTGGGCGTGCGCTTCCGGACGCGTTCGGTCGACGAGCTGCTCGATCAGATCGACGCCTTCGCGCACGAGGTAGCGCCGCACCTCTGATGCTGCTCGCGGGCCGCGTCGGAATCGTGTCGGGCATCGGGCCGGGCCTCGGCCGGGCCATCGCACTGGCCCTCGCACGGGAAGGCACCGACGTCGTCCTCGCGGCGCGGACCGCGCCGGCGCTCGAGGACGTCGCGGCGGAGGTGCGAGCCGCCGGGCGGCGCGCACTCGCCGTTCCGACCGACGTGACCCGGCCCGAGCAGTGCCGGCAGCTCGCCGAGGCGGCGCATGGCGCGTTCGGGCGGATCGACGTGCTCGTGAACAACGCCTTCCGGAGCGGCCCGTACGAGCCCGTCGAGCAGGCGAGCCTGGAGGACTGGCGGAAGGTGTTCGACGTGAACCTCTTCGGCACGCTCGCGCTCTGCCAAGCCGTCATCCCCTTCATGAAGGCGCGGGGCGGCTCGATCGTCATGATCAACTCGATGTCGATGCGCGTCATCGAGCCGCGCTTCGGCGGCTACGCCGCGTCCAAGGGAGCATTGCTGACAGCGGCGCAGACGATGGCGAAGGAGCTGGGAGCGTCCGGCATCCGCGTCAACTCGGTCGTGCCCGGCTACATCTGGGGGCCCGCGCTCGAGCGCTACTTCGCCGACCTCGCCCGGCAACGCGGCACGACGCCCGAGGCGGTGTACGCCGAGGTCGCCTCGCGCACGGCGCTCGGTCGCATCCCGACGTCGGAGGACGTGGCGGCCGCGGTTGTGTTCTTCGCCTCCGACCTGTCGCGCGCGGTTACTGGCCAGGCGCTCGACGTGAACGCCGGCCACTACTTTCACTGAAGGCGGCAGCGGCAGACGCTCGGGCAGGGATTCGTCCCGCCGGGGTTGCAGTCGCGCGAGCACGTGCCGACGTCGAAGTAGCTCGCCGCGTCCCAATCGGCGTCAGTGTTACGGTGGCCACTTGCGACCACGCGTGTATTGACGTACATGGGCATTGTACTGACGGAGAAACGAGCGCAATGGCGAGCAAGCCCGTAACAACCAGCAACAACAACCGCAAGGTGCCGAGGACCTATCGCCTGGCGCCACGGAAGATAGTCACCGCCCAGCGTCTGCTCGGCGCCCGCACTGCCACCGAAGCGATCGAGATGGCGCTCGATCTGGTCGTCTTCCGCCGGGAGCTGGTCAGGGGAACTCGCGCCATGCTGGGTGTCCGGATCAGTCCGCCGGATAAGACGGCGCGGTGAGCGCCGCCCGGGCGCGGAAGTACGTCCTCGATACCAACCTCTTCATCCAGGCTTTCCGCGCACCCGCCGCCAACGCCGAGCTCCAGAGGTTCCACCTCTTGTTTGCTCCATTCGAGTTCCTGAGCGCCGTTGTAGCGCAGGAGCTTCTCGCGGGTACGCGTACGCGGGCCGATCGCCGGAAGCTCCAGCGCCACGTGCTCGACGTGTTCGCGCGTCGAGGGCGCATTGTTGCCCCCTCGGCTCGCGCGTGGGAGCAATCAGGGATCGTTCTGGCTGAGCTTGTGCGACGTGAAGGGCTGGTGCTGCGCCGCGTTCCGAAGGCGTTTGGAAACGACGTCCTCTTGGCGGTGTCGTGCCGTGAAGCAGGGCTGGTCCTCGTGACGGACAACGGTCGAGATTTCGATCGAATCGCACGGATTACGAACCTCGAGTTCATCGGACCGTGGCCGGCGCCGACCCATGGGTAGGGCAATGCCGGTCATGGCTGCGGTCGGATTCGAGAAGCCTAACTCCGCTCCCGCCGCGCGGGCGCCGACTTGCTCCCAAACCGCTCCCAGTGCGTCACCTGCTCCACCGGCCGGCGCCGGCCGACCCGAAACGGCACGCGCGGCCGCCCCATCGGCACGAGGGCGACGACCTCGTAACGTTCGGGGATGCCGCAGATCGCCCGGACCTCGTCCTGGTAGATGCGATAGACCGTGGTGAGCGTCGTCCCGATCCCGAGACCGCGCGCGGCGAGCATCAGGTTCTGGACCGCCGGGTAGACCGACGCGAACGGCGTGCCCACGTCGAGCGGGCCCTGGTCGTCGTGGAGCGTCATCGAGATGTTCGGCATGAGCACGAGGACGAGCGCCGGCGCGTCGGCGAGGTGCTCCGCCAGGTGGCGCGAGGCGCGGACCATGCGCTGGAAGCTCGCCTCCTCCTCGGCGGATCGCGCGGGCGGGCGCACCCGCAGGAGGGCCGGCTCGTAGCGGCCGTAGGCCCGCCGGTAGACGTCGCCGATCGCCCGCTTCGTCTCGGCGTCGCGCACCACCAGGAACTGCCAGGGCTGGATGTTTCCCCCGCTCGGCGCCTGCGTCGCCGCGCGGATGCACGTCATGATCTCCTCGTCGCTCACCGGTGTATCGCTGAAGCGACGGATCGCGCGCGTGGTCTCGAGCGCCTCGAAGACGTCCATCGGTCACCGTCCCTTGAAGACGGGCGGACGCTTCTCGCGCAGCGCCGCCAGCGCCTCCTGGTGATCCTCGCTCCGGAAGGTGAGGAGCTCGAGCGCCGTCGACGCGTCGAAGGCGACGTTGAGCGCGTCCTTCACGAGCTTGTTCACCGCGAGCTTCGTGTAGCGCACGGCGAGCGGCGCGCCGGCGGCGAGGCGCGCGGCGAACGCCATGGCCGCGGCATCGAGCTCGGCGGCCGGGACCACCCGGTTGACGAGCCCGATGCGCTCCGCCTCGACGGCCGAGAGCGTGTCGCCCGTCAACAGGTACTCCTTGGCGCGCGCCGGGCCGACGGCGAGCGGCCAGATCGCGGCGCCGCCGTCGCCCGCGACGATCCCCACCTTGACGTGCGGGTCGCCGATGGTCGCCGTGTCGGCCATGAGGATGACGTCGCAGAGGAGCGCGATCGAGGCCCCGAGGCCCATCGCATGGCCGTTCACCGCCGCCACGATCGGGATCTCCACGTCGAGCAGGTCCCAGATGAGCTGCTTCGCGTCCCGCCGGAGCGCTTCGAGCCGGCCCGGCTCCTGGAGGGCGGGGAACCACGCGAAGTCGCCGCCGGCCGAGAACGCCCGCCCGCGCCCGGTGAGGAGGACGGCGCGCGCCTCGTTCTCGCGCTTCAGCCCGGCAAAGAGCGCGGTCAGGTCCCGGTGCAGCCGGTCGTCGACGGCGTTGAGCGGGCTCGACGGGTGATCGATCGTCACGCGCAGGACCTGGCCCACGCGCTCGAGGCGGAGCGTCGCGAAGTCGTCGGCGGTCATAGCATCGAGGTGTCGGCCTCGAGGCCGAGGAGGATCCGGCCCACCAGCTCGAGCGTCGCGGGGGCCACCATCATGTGCTGCGTCACCACGTGGATGTCGCGGAACTGCCGCTGGAGCGGGCTGCTCGCGTAGACGGCCGTGCCGCCGCCCGCGTGATACATGAGGTCGACGGTTCGGGCGGCGGCGAGGGTCGCGTGGGTCGCCGACAGCCGGAGGAGCGCGCGCCGCCGGACGTCGAGCACGCCTTCCGCCTTCGCCGCCTGCCACGCGCTCTCCACGGTCTCGAACACGAACGCGCGCGCCGACCCGAGGCCCGCCTCGGCCTCGGCCACCTGCGCCTGTACGACGGACCGCTCCGCCAGCACCCGGCGGCTTCCGGTCGGCGTCTTCCCGGCCGCAACCCGGGCGAGCTCGTCGATCGCCCGCCGGGCGATGCCGAGGGCGACGCCGGCGATGCCGAGCGCCAGCAGGCCGAAGACGGGGAACGCGTAGAGCGGGCCTCGCTCGCGGGGCCGGTCCGTGATCAGCGAGAGCGACCGGGACGCGGGCACGAAGACGTCGTCGACGGCGATGTCGTGGCTTCCCGTGCCCCGGAGGCCGGAGACCGTCCAGGTGTCGATGATGCGGGCCTCGGCCGCCGGGAACAGCATGAGCCGCGAGTCGGGCATGCCGCTCGGCAGCAGGCGGGGGGCGCCGTTCTCCACGACGACGCTGCCGCCCATCAGCCAGGCACAGTGCTCGCAGCCGCTGGCGAACGGCCAGCGGCCGGTGACACGGTACCCGCCGTCGACCGCATTCGCCCGGCCGGAGGGGGCGAAGACGCCGCCCGTCACCACGTCCTGGCGCTCGCCATAGATCTCCCGTGCGGCGTCGATGGGCAGGTAGGCGGCGGCCACGCCGCTCGTCGCGCCGATCATCGCCGACCAGCCGGCCGAGCCGTCCGCCTCCGCGATCGTATCGAGCACGCGAATCATGGTCGCGGGGTCCGCCTCGCCGCCAGCGCAGCTCCGCGGGACACACATCCGGAAGACGCCCGCGTCCGTCAAGGCGCGGACGAGATCGAGGGGCAGGCGGCGGTCGTGCTCGATGCGGCCGGCCGCGGCGCGGATCTCCGGGCCGAGGGCGCGCGCAGCGTCGAGAGGGCTCGACATGGGCCGGGCCCGGACATAGCCCATTCCCGGGCGCCGGGCCAAGGAGAGACGCTGGCTACCGGACCGGGATCGCGGCGCTCAGGAGTGCGGTCCGGTGTAGGGACACCACCGGTTCTTCGGCACGCCCGCGCACGGGTCGGGCATCGGCGTCTGGGGCGCGAGCGGCAGCATCTGGACCTGCGTCGGCTGTGGGTAGCTCGAGCCGGGCGGACACGGTCCGATGCCCGACGCGCAGACGAGCTGGGCTGCCAGTGACCCGGAGCCGACCCCCATCTGGTCGCACGGCGGCCCATCGACGGTCTCGATCATCGGCGGCTCGCTCGTCAGGCCGCCCGGGTCCATGTTGCCGTAGAAGCAGTTACGCGGCGTCGAGCTCGACTCGTTGGCGAGGTCGCCGTTCGTCGGGTTCCCGAAGAAGCCGTTGTTCTGGAGCAGGTTCCCGGTGGTCACGTTGCCCTTGGCCTCGAACACGCAAACCGGCCCGGACTGGATGCCCCCCTCGCAGTGCGCGATCGGCGGCGGGGTCTCGGTGTCGGGGAAGTCGTGGGTCACGATCCCCCAGGCACCCTGGTTCTCGACCACGTTGTCCTCGATCGTGTCGAACATGCCGCCCACGATCTCGATGCCCGTGCCGACCGGCGCCTCGCCCGAGATACCAGCGGCCGGAACGTTCGGATTGTTGTTGTCGTGCACGTGGTTTCGCCGGAAGATCGTGCACGAGCCGGTGCCGCCGGGACACTGCCCGTTCTGCGGTGGCGGCGCGTCGTCGTTGTTGAGCGAGCTCGGCACGATCCCCGCCTTGTTCTGGTCCCACTCAGAGTCCTCGAGGATGAGGTGCCCGCCGGCGTTCGTCCCCGAGTAGCCGAGCGAGCTGTTCTGGGCATGGACACGGCTCAGCACGGCGTTGCAGTCGGGACAGGCACCCACGTAGAAGTCGGAGTCTCCCATGTTGCTGGCGTAGGAGTCGGTGATGCTGCCCGGGCCGCGCGCGTTGCTCGCGAAGATCCCATACATCGCCATGGGAGCGTCGGGAGCCTGGTAGAACATCGAGGTGGCGGTCAGGAAGGCGCCGGAGTAGCTCCCCAGCCCGATC
This window harbors:
- a CDS encoding SDR family oxidoreductase, producing the protein MLLAGRVGIVSGIGPGLGRAIALALAREGTDVVLAARTAPALEDVAAEVRAAGRRALAVPTDVTRPEQCRQLAEAAHGAFGRIDVLVNNAFRSGPYEPVEQASLEDWRKVFDVNLFGTLALCQAVIPFMKARGGSIVMINSMSMRVIEPRFGGYAASKGALLTAAQTMAKELGASGIRVNSVVPGYIWGPALERYFADLARQRGTTPEAVYAEVASRTALGRIPTSEDVAAAVVFFASDLSRAVTGQALDVNAGHYFH
- a CDS encoding type II toxin-antitoxin system VapC family toxin, producing MSAARARKYVLDTNLFIQAFRAPAANAELQRFHLLFAPFEFLSAVVAQELLAGTRTRADRRKLQRHVLDVFARRGRIVAPSARAWEQSGIVLAELVRREGLVLRRVPKAFGNDVLLAVSCREAGLVLVTDNGRDFDRIARITNLEFIGPWPAPTHG
- a CDS encoding nitroreductase family protein, with translation MDVFEALETTRAIRRFSDTPVSDEEIMTCIRAATQAPSGGNIQPWQFLVVRDAETKRAIGDVYRRAYGRYEPALLRVRPPARSAEEEASFQRMVRASRHLAEHLADAPALVLVLMPNISMTLHDDQGPLDVGTPFASVYPAVQNLMLAARGLGIGTTLTTVYRIYQDEVRAICGIPERYEVVALVPMGRPRVPFRVGRRRPVEQVTHWERFGSKSAPARRERS
- a CDS encoding enoyl-CoA hydratase/isomerase family protein encodes the protein MTADDFATLRLERVGQVLRVTIDHPSSPLNAVDDRLHRDLTALFAGLKRENEARAVLLTGRGRAFSAGGDFAWFPALQEPGRLEALRRDAKQLIWDLLDVEIPIVAAVNGHAMGLGASIALLCDVILMADTATIGDPHVKVGIVAGDGGAAIWPLAVGPARAKEYLLTGDTLSAVEAERIGLVNRVVPAAELDAAAMAFAARLAAGAPLAVRYTKLAVNKLVKDALNVAFDASTALELLTFRSEDHQEALAALREKRPPVFKGR
- a CDS encoding hydroxylase encodes the protein MGYVRARPMSSPLDAARALGPEIRAAAGRIEHDRRLPLDLVRALTDAGVFRMCVPRSCAGGEADPATMIRVLDTIAEADGSAGWSAMIGATSGVAAAYLPIDAAREIYGERQDVVTGGVFAPSGRANAVDGGYRVTGRWPFASGCEHCAWLMGGSVVVENGAPRLLPSGMPDSRLMLFPAAEARIIDTWTVSGLRGTGSHDIAVDDVFVPASRSLSLITDRPRERGPLYAFPVFGLLALGIAGVALGIARRAIDELARVAAGKTPTGSRRVLAERSVVQAQVAEAEAGLGSARAFVFETVESAWQAAKAEGVLDVRRRALLRLSATHATLAAARTVDLMYHAGGGTAVYASSPLQRQFRDIHVVTQHMMVAPATLELVGRILLGLEADTSML